The Glycine soja cultivar W05 chromosome 3, ASM419377v2, whole genome shotgun sequence genome window below encodes:
- the LOC114406126 gene encoding PHD finger protein ALFIN-LIKE 1-like: MEMASTPRTVEEIFKDYTARRTAIVRALSQDVDEFYGLCDPDKENLCLYGHPNETWEVTLPAEEVPPELPEPALGINFARDGMNRRDWLSLVAVHSDSWLLSVAFYLGARLNRNERKRLFSLINDLPTVFEVVTERKPVKDKPTADSGSKSRGSTKRSSDGQVKSNPKFADDGYEDEDDEHSETLCGSCGGNYNADEFWIGCDICERWFHGKCVKITPAKAESIKQYKCPSCSLRRGRP, encoded by the exons ATGGAAATGGCTTCCACTCCCCGCACCGTCGAAGAGATCTTCAAGGACTACACTGCCCGCAGAACCGCCATCGTTCGCGCTCTCTCTCAAG ATGTGGATGAATTCTACGGACTCTGCGATCCAG ATAAGGAGAACTTGTGCCTCTATGGACATCCGAATGAAACATGGGAGGTGACTTTGCCGGCAGAGGAAGTTCCTCCGGAGCTTCCGGAGCCTGCACTCGGAATCAATTTTGCTAGGGATGGCATGAACCGCAGGGACTGGCTTTCTCTGGTTGCTGTGCACAGTGATTCGTGGTTGCTCTCTGTGGCCTTCTATCTTGGAGCTCGTCTTAACCGCAACGAAAG GAAACGTTTATTTAGCTTGATCAATGATCTTCCTACTGTTTTTGAAGTTGTGACTGAGAGGAAGCCAGTAAAGGACAAGCCCACTGCAGACAGTGGAAGCAAGTCTAGAGGCAGCACCAAG AGATCAAGTGATGGGCAAGTTAAGAGCAACCCAAAGTTTGCAGATGATGGTTATGAAGACGAGGATGATGAGCACAGTGAAACCCTTTGTGGGAGCTGTGGCGGAAATTACAATGCAGATGAATTTTGGATTGGCTGCGATATATGTGAGAGGTGGTTCCATGGGAAATGTGTGAAGATCACTCCTGCAAAAGCTGAGAGCATAAAGCAATACAAATGTCCATCATGCAGCTTGAGGCGAGGCAGGCCCTAA